The following proteins are encoded in a genomic region of Vicugna pacos chromosome 16, VicPac4, whole genome shotgun sequence:
- the GIT1 gene encoding ARF GTPase-activating protein GIT1 isoform X3, which yields MGPTPSGSIPCWTLHRCRAAGAKPTLKTKSTPSSQSSSGPSTRCWLLCTSCLAGMMMESPLKTSASNCTQVCGQATWRHVCACCPWVPRPTSSTQRRAPHLCTWLPRQGRRCRLNFSSCMGLTLAPLMLMAAHPLTMPDHKNGHYIIPQMADRSRQKCMSQSLDLSELAKAAKKKLQALSNRLFEELAMDVYDEVDRRENDAVWLATQNHSTLVTERSAVPFLPVNPEYSATRNQGRQKLARFNAREFATLIIDILSEAKRRQQGKSLSSPTDNLELSARSQSDLDDQHDYDSVASDEDTDQEPLRSAGATRNNRARSMDSSDLSDGAVTLQEYLELKKALATSEAKVQQLMKVNSSLSDELRRLQREIHKLQAENLQIRQPPGPVPTPPLPSERAEHTPMGPGGSTHRRDRQAFSMYEPGSALKPFGGPPGDELATRLQPFHSTELEDDAIYSVHVPAGLYRIRKGVSASAVPFTPSSPLLSCSQEGSRHTSKLSRHGSGADSDYENTQSGDPLLGLEGKRFLELGKEEDFHPELENLDGDLDPGLPSTEDVILKTEQVTKNIQELLRAAQEFKHDSFVPCSEKIHLAVTEMASLFPKRPALEPVRSSLRLLNASAYRLQSECRKTVPPEPGAPVDFQLLTQQVIQCAYDIAKAAKQLVTITTREKKQ from the exons ATGGGGCCAACTCCATCTGGGAGCATTCCCTGCTGGACCCTGCACAGGTGCAGAGCGGCCGGCGCAAAGCCAACCCTCAAGACAAAGTCCA CCCCATCAAGTCAGAGTTCATCAGGGCCAAGTACCAGATGCTGGCTTTTGTGCACAAGCTGCCTTGCCGGGATGATGATGGAGTCACCGCTAAAGACCTCAGCAAG CAACTGCACTCAAGTGTGCGGACAGGCAACTTGGAGACATGTCTGCGCCTGCTGTCCCTGGGTGCCCAGGCCAACTTCTTCCACCCAGAGAAGGGCACCACACCTCTGCACGTGGCTGCCAAGGCAGGGCAGACGCTGCAGGCTGAACTTCTCGTCGTGTATGGGGCTGACCCTGGCTCCCCTGATGTTAATGGCCGCACACCCATTGACTATGCCAG ATCACAAGAATGGGCATTACATCATCCCACAGATGGCTGACAG ATCTCGGCAAAAGTGCATGTCTCAGAG CCTGGACCTGTCAGAGTTGGCCAAAGCTGCCAAGAAGAAGCTGCAGGCG CTCAGCAACCGGCTTTTTGAGGAACTTGCCATGGATGTGTATGACGAGGTGGATCGAAGAGAAAATGATGCTG tgTGGCTGGCGACCCAAAACCACAGCACCCTGGTGACGGAGCGCAGTGCTGTGCCCTTCCTGCCTGTTAACCCTGAATACTCAGCCACACGGAATCAG GGGCGACAGAAGTTGGCCCGCTTTAATGCCCGAGAGTTTGCCACCTTGATCATCGACATTCTCAGTGAGGCCAAGCGAAGACAGCAGGGCAAGAGCCTGAGCAGCCCcacag ACAACCTCGAGCTGTCTGCACGGAGCCAGAGTGACCTGGACGACCAGCACGACTACGACAGTGTGGCCTCGGACGAGGACACTGACCAGGAGCCCCTGCGCAGCGCCGGTGCCACCCGGAACAACCGTGCTCGG AGCATGGACTCCTCAGACCTGTCCGACGGGGCCGTGACGCTGCAGGAGTACCTAGAGCTGAAGAAGGCCCTGGCAACCTCCGAGGCAAAGGTGCAGCAGCTCATGAAGGTCAACAGCAGCTTGAGTGATGAGCTCcggaggctgcagagggag ATCCACAAACTGCAGGCAGAGAACTTGCAGATCCGGCAGCCACCGGGGCCAGTGCCCACACCCCCACTCCCCAGCGAACGGGCAGAGCACACGCCCATGGGGCCTGGCGGGAGCACCCACCGCAGGGACCGCCAGGCCTTCTCCATGTATGAACCGGGCTCTGCCCTGAAGCCTTTTGGGGGCCCACCTGGGGATGAGCTCGCCACCCGGCTCCAGCCTTTCCACAGCACC GAGCTGGAGGATGATGCCATCTATTCAGTGCACGTCCCTGCTGGCCTTTACCGG ATCCGGAAGGGGGTGTCGGCCTCAGCTGTGCCCttcactccctcctccccactgctgTCATGCTCCCAGGAAGGAAGCCGCCACACG AGCAAGCTTTCCCGCCACGGCAGCGGCGCTGACAGTGACTACGAAAACACGCAAAGTGGGGACCCGCTGCTGGG CCTGGAAGGGAAGAGGTTTCTAGAGCTGGGCAAGGAGGAGGACTTCCACCCGGAGTTGGAAAACCTGGATGGAGACCTTGACCCAGGGCTTCCCAGCACAGAGGATGTCATCCTGAAGACCGAGCAGGTCACCAAGAACATTCAGGAGTTATTGCGGGCTGCCCAGGAATTCAAGCATGACAG CTTTGTGCCCTGTTCAGAGAAGATCCACCTGGCTGTGACTGAGATGGCCTCTCTCTTCCCAAAG agGCCAGCCCTGGAGCCCGTGCGCAGCTCTCTGCGGCTGCTCAACGCCAGCGCCTACCGGCTGCAGAGCGAATGCCGGAAGACAGTGCCCCCAGAGCCTGGCGCCCCTGTGGACTTCCAGCTGCTGACTCAGCAGGTGATCCAGTGCGCCTATGACATCGCCAAGGCTGCGAAGCAGCTGGTCACCATCACCACCCGAGAGAAGAAGCAGTGA
- the GIT1 gene encoding ARF GTPase-activating protein GIT1 isoform X4 has protein sequence MGPTPSGSIPCWTLHRCRAAGAKPTLKTKSTPSSQSSSGPSTRCWLLCTSCLAGMMMESPLKTSASNCTQVCGQATWRHVCACCPWVPRPTSSTQRRAPHLCTWLPRQGRRCRLNFSSCMGLTLAPLMLMAAHPLTMPDHKNGHYIIPQMADSLDLSELAKAAKKKLQALSNRLFEELAMDVYDEVDRRENDAVWLATQNHSTLVTERSAVPFLPVNPEYSATRNQGRQKLARFNAREFATLIIDILSEAKRRQQGKSLSSPTDNLELSARSQSDLDDQHDYDSVASDEDTDQEPLRSAGATRNNRARSMDSSDLSDGAVTLQEYLELKKALATSEAKVQQLMKVNSSLSDELRRLQREIHKLQAENLQIRQPPGPVPTPPLPSERAEHTPMGPGGSTHRRDRQAFSMYEPGSALKPFGGPPGDELATRLQPFHSTELEDDAIYSVHVPAGLYRIRKGVSASAVPFTPSSPLLSCSQEGSRHTSKLSRHGSGADSDYENTQSGDPLLGLEGKRFLELGKEEDFHPELENLDGDLDPGLPSTEDVILKTEQVTKNIQELLRAAQEFKHDSFVPCSEKIHLAVTEMASLFPKRPALEPVRSSLRLLNASAYRLQSECRKTVPPEPGAPVDFQLLTQQVIQCAYDIAKAAKQLVTITTREKKQ, from the exons ATGGGGCCAACTCCATCTGGGAGCATTCCCTGCTGGACCCTGCACAGGTGCAGAGCGGCCGGCGCAAAGCCAACCCTCAAGACAAAGTCCA CCCCATCAAGTCAGAGTTCATCAGGGCCAAGTACCAGATGCTGGCTTTTGTGCACAAGCTGCCTTGCCGGGATGATGATGGAGTCACCGCTAAAGACCTCAGCAAG CAACTGCACTCAAGTGTGCGGACAGGCAACTTGGAGACATGTCTGCGCCTGCTGTCCCTGGGTGCCCAGGCCAACTTCTTCCACCCAGAGAAGGGCACCACACCTCTGCACGTGGCTGCCAAGGCAGGGCAGACGCTGCAGGCTGAACTTCTCGTCGTGTATGGGGCTGACCCTGGCTCCCCTGATGTTAATGGCCGCACACCCATTGACTATGCCAG ATCACAAGAATGGGCATTACATCATCCCACAGATGGCTGACAG CCTGGACCTGTCAGAGTTGGCCAAAGCTGCCAAGAAGAAGCTGCAGGCG CTCAGCAACCGGCTTTTTGAGGAACTTGCCATGGATGTGTATGACGAGGTGGATCGAAGAGAAAATGATGCTG tgTGGCTGGCGACCCAAAACCACAGCACCCTGGTGACGGAGCGCAGTGCTGTGCCCTTCCTGCCTGTTAACCCTGAATACTCAGCCACACGGAATCAG GGGCGACAGAAGTTGGCCCGCTTTAATGCCCGAGAGTTTGCCACCTTGATCATCGACATTCTCAGTGAGGCCAAGCGAAGACAGCAGGGCAAGAGCCTGAGCAGCCCcacag ACAACCTCGAGCTGTCTGCACGGAGCCAGAGTGACCTGGACGACCAGCACGACTACGACAGTGTGGCCTCGGACGAGGACACTGACCAGGAGCCCCTGCGCAGCGCCGGTGCCACCCGGAACAACCGTGCTCGG AGCATGGACTCCTCAGACCTGTCCGACGGGGCCGTGACGCTGCAGGAGTACCTAGAGCTGAAGAAGGCCCTGGCAACCTCCGAGGCAAAGGTGCAGCAGCTCATGAAGGTCAACAGCAGCTTGAGTGATGAGCTCcggaggctgcagagggag ATCCACAAACTGCAGGCAGAGAACTTGCAGATCCGGCAGCCACCGGGGCCAGTGCCCACACCCCCACTCCCCAGCGAACGGGCAGAGCACACGCCCATGGGGCCTGGCGGGAGCACCCACCGCAGGGACCGCCAGGCCTTCTCCATGTATGAACCGGGCTCTGCCCTGAAGCCTTTTGGGGGCCCACCTGGGGATGAGCTCGCCACCCGGCTCCAGCCTTTCCACAGCACC GAGCTGGAGGATGATGCCATCTATTCAGTGCACGTCCCTGCTGGCCTTTACCGG ATCCGGAAGGGGGTGTCGGCCTCAGCTGTGCCCttcactccctcctccccactgctgTCATGCTCCCAGGAAGGAAGCCGCCACACG AGCAAGCTTTCCCGCCACGGCAGCGGCGCTGACAGTGACTACGAAAACACGCAAAGTGGGGACCCGCTGCTGGG CCTGGAAGGGAAGAGGTTTCTAGAGCTGGGCAAGGAGGAGGACTTCCACCCGGAGTTGGAAAACCTGGATGGAGACCTTGACCCAGGGCTTCCCAGCACAGAGGATGTCATCCTGAAGACCGAGCAGGTCACCAAGAACATTCAGGAGTTATTGCGGGCTGCCCAGGAATTCAAGCATGACAG CTTTGTGCCCTGTTCAGAGAAGATCCACCTGGCTGTGACTGAGATGGCCTCTCTCTTCCCAAAG agGCCAGCCCTGGAGCCCGTGCGCAGCTCTCTGCGGCTGCTCAACGCCAGCGCCTACCGGCTGCAGAGCGAATGCCGGAAGACAGTGCCCCCAGAGCCTGGCGCCCCTGTGGACTTCCAGCTGCTGACTCAGCAGGTGATCCAGTGCGCCTATGACATCGCCAAGGCTGCGAAGCAGCTGGTCACCATCACCACCCGAGAGAAGAAGCAGTGA
- the GIT1 gene encoding ARF GTPase-activating protein GIT1 isoform X2 produces MSRKGPRAEVCADCSAPDPGWASISRGVLVCDECCSVHRSLGRHISIVKHLRHSAWPPTLLQMVHTLASNGANSIWEHSLLDPAQVQSGRRKANPQDKVHPIKSEFIRAKYQMLAFVHKLPCRDDDGVTAKDLSKQLHSSVRTGNLETCLRLLSLGAQANFFHPEKGTTPLHVAAKAGQTLQAELLVVYGADPGSPDVNGRTPIDYARQAGHHELAERLVECQYELTDRLAFYLCGRKPDHKNGHYIIPQMADRSRQKCMSQSLDLSELAKAAKKKLQALSNRLFEELAMDVYDEVDRRENDAVWLATQNHSTLVTERSAVPFLPVNPEYSATRNQGRQKLARFNAREFATLIIDILSEAKRRQQGKSLSSPTDNLELSARSQSDLDDQHDYDSVASDEDTDQEPLRSAGATRNNRARSMDSSDLSDGAVTLQEYLELKKALATSEAKVQQLMKVNSSLSDELRRLQREIHKLQAENLQIRQPPGPVPTPPLPSERAEHTPMGPGGSTHRRDRQAFSMYEPGSALKPFGGPPGDELATRLQPFHSTELEDDAIYSVHVPAGLYRIRKGVSASAVPFTPSSPLLSCSQEGSRHTSKLSRHGSGADSDYENTQSGDPLLGLEGKRFLELGKEEDFHPELENLDGDLDPGLPSTEDVILKTEQVTKNIQELLRAAQEFKHDSFVPCSEKIHLAVTEMASLFPKRPALEPVRSSLRLLNASAYRLQSECRKTVPPEPGAPVDFQLLTQQVIQCAYDIAKAAKQLVTITTREKKQ; encoded by the exons ATGTCCCGGAAGGGGCCGCGAGCGGAGGTGTGTGCGGACTGCAGCGCCCCGG ACCCCGGCTGGGCCTCCATCAGCAGGGGTGTGCTGGTGTGCGACGAGTGCTGCAGTGTGCACCGGAGCCTGGGACGCCATATCTCCATCGTCAAGCACCTCCGCCACAGCGCCTGGCCCCCCACCCTGCTGCAG ATGGTGCACACGCTCGCCAGCAATGGGGCCAACTCCATCTGGGAGCATTCCCTGCTGGACCCTGCACAGGTGCAGAGCGGCCGGCGCAAAGCCAACCCTCAAGACAAAGTCCA CCCCATCAAGTCAGAGTTCATCAGGGCCAAGTACCAGATGCTGGCTTTTGTGCACAAGCTGCCTTGCCGGGATGATGATGGAGTCACCGCTAAAGACCTCAGCAAG CAACTGCACTCAAGTGTGCGGACAGGCAACTTGGAGACATGTCTGCGCCTGCTGTCCCTGGGTGCCCAGGCCAACTTCTTCCACCCAGAGAAGGGCACCACACCTCTGCACGTGGCTGCCAAGGCAGGGCAGACGCTGCAGGCTGAACTTCTCGTCGTGTATGGGGCTGACCCTGGCTCCCCTGATGTTAATGGCCGCACACCCATTGACTATGCCAG gcaGGCGGGGCACCATGAGCTGGCGGAAAGGCTAGTCGAGTGCCAGTATGAGCTCACTGACCGGTTAGCCTTCTATCTCTGTGGACGCAAGCCGG ATCACAAGAATGGGCATTACATCATCCCACAGATGGCTGACAG ATCTCGGCAAAAGTGCATGTCTCAGAG CCTGGACCTGTCAGAGTTGGCCAAAGCTGCCAAGAAGAAGCTGCAGGCG CTCAGCAACCGGCTTTTTGAGGAACTTGCCATGGATGTGTATGACGAGGTGGATCGAAGAGAAAATGATGCTG tgTGGCTGGCGACCCAAAACCACAGCACCCTGGTGACGGAGCGCAGTGCTGTGCCCTTCCTGCCTGTTAACCCTGAATACTCAGCCACACGGAATCAG GGGCGACAGAAGTTGGCCCGCTTTAATGCCCGAGAGTTTGCCACCTTGATCATCGACATTCTCAGTGAGGCCAAGCGAAGACAGCAGGGCAAGAGCCTGAGCAGCCCcacag ACAACCTCGAGCTGTCTGCACGGAGCCAGAGTGACCTGGACGACCAGCACGACTACGACAGTGTGGCCTCGGACGAGGACACTGACCAGGAGCCCCTGCGCAGCGCCGGTGCCACCCGGAACAACCGTGCTCGG AGCATGGACTCCTCAGACCTGTCCGACGGGGCCGTGACGCTGCAGGAGTACCTAGAGCTGAAGAAGGCCCTGGCAACCTCCGAGGCAAAGGTGCAGCAGCTCATGAAGGTCAACAGCAGCTTGAGTGATGAGCTCcggaggctgcagagggag ATCCACAAACTGCAGGCAGAGAACTTGCAGATCCGGCAGCCACCGGGGCCAGTGCCCACACCCCCACTCCCCAGCGAACGGGCAGAGCACACGCCCATGGGGCCTGGCGGGAGCACCCACCGCAGGGACCGCCAGGCCTTCTCCATGTATGAACCGGGCTCTGCCCTGAAGCCTTTTGGGGGCCCACCTGGGGATGAGCTCGCCACCCGGCTCCAGCCTTTCCACAGCACC GAGCTGGAGGATGATGCCATCTATTCAGTGCACGTCCCTGCTGGCCTTTACCGG ATCCGGAAGGGGGTGTCGGCCTCAGCTGTGCCCttcactccctcctccccactgctgTCATGCTCCCAGGAAGGAAGCCGCCACACG AGCAAGCTTTCCCGCCACGGCAGCGGCGCTGACAGTGACTACGAAAACACGCAAAGTGGGGACCCGCTGCTGGG CCTGGAAGGGAAGAGGTTTCTAGAGCTGGGCAAGGAGGAGGACTTCCACCCGGAGTTGGAAAACCTGGATGGAGACCTTGACCCAGGGCTTCCCAGCACAGAGGATGTCATCCTGAAGACCGAGCAGGTCACCAAGAACATTCAGGAGTTATTGCGGGCTGCCCAGGAATTCAAGCATGACAG CTTTGTGCCCTGTTCAGAGAAGATCCACCTGGCTGTGACTGAGATGGCCTCTCTCTTCCCAAAG agGCCAGCCCTGGAGCCCGTGCGCAGCTCTCTGCGGCTGCTCAACGCCAGCGCCTACCGGCTGCAGAGCGAATGCCGGAAGACAGTGCCCCCAGAGCCTGGCGCCCCTGTGGACTTCCAGCTGCTGACTCAGCAGGTGATCCAGTGCGCCTATGACATCGCCAAGGCTGCGAAGCAGCTGGTCACCATCACCACCCGAGAGAAGAAGCAGTGA
- the GIT1 gene encoding ARF GTPase-activating protein GIT1 isoform X1, which produces MSRKGPRAEVCADCSAPDPGWASISRGVLVCDECCSVHRSLGRHISIVKHLRHSAWPPTLLQMVHTLASNGANSIWEHSLLDPAQVQSGRRKANPQDKVHPIKSEFIRAKYQMLAFVHKLPCRDDDGVTAKDLSKQLHSSVRTGNLETCLRLLSLGAQANFFHPEKGTTPLHVAAKAGQTLQAELLVVYGADPGSPDVNGRTPIDYARQAGHHELAERLVECQYELTDRLAFYLCGRKPDHKNGHYIIPQMADSLDLSELAKAAKKKLQALSNRLFEELAMDVYDEVDRRENDAVWLATQNHSTLVTERSAVPFLPVNPEYSATRNQGRQKLARFNAREFATLIIDILSEAKRRQQGKSLSSPTDNLELSARSQSDLDDQHDYDSVASDEDTDQEPLRSAGATRNNRARSMDSSDLSDGAVTLQEYLELKKALATSEAKVQQLMKVNSSLSDELRRLQREIHKLQAENLQIRQPPGPVPTPPLPSERAEHTPMGPGGSTHRRDRQAFSMYEPGSALKPFGGPPGDELATRLQPFHSTELEDDAIYSVHVPAGLYRIRKGVSASAVPFTPSSPLLSCSQEGSRHTSKLSRHGSGADSDYENTQSGDPLLGLEGKRFLELGKEEDFHPELENLDGDLDPGLPSTEDVILKTEQVTKNIQELLRAAQEFKHDSFVPCSEKIHLAVTEMASLFPKRPALEPVRSSLRLLNASAYRLQSECRKTVPPEPGAPVDFQLLTQQVIQCAYDIAKAAKQLVTITTREKKQ; this is translated from the exons ATGTCCCGGAAGGGGCCGCGAGCGGAGGTGTGTGCGGACTGCAGCGCCCCGG ACCCCGGCTGGGCCTCCATCAGCAGGGGTGTGCTGGTGTGCGACGAGTGCTGCAGTGTGCACCGGAGCCTGGGACGCCATATCTCCATCGTCAAGCACCTCCGCCACAGCGCCTGGCCCCCCACCCTGCTGCAG ATGGTGCACACGCTCGCCAGCAATGGGGCCAACTCCATCTGGGAGCATTCCCTGCTGGACCCTGCACAGGTGCAGAGCGGCCGGCGCAAAGCCAACCCTCAAGACAAAGTCCA CCCCATCAAGTCAGAGTTCATCAGGGCCAAGTACCAGATGCTGGCTTTTGTGCACAAGCTGCCTTGCCGGGATGATGATGGAGTCACCGCTAAAGACCTCAGCAAG CAACTGCACTCAAGTGTGCGGACAGGCAACTTGGAGACATGTCTGCGCCTGCTGTCCCTGGGTGCCCAGGCCAACTTCTTCCACCCAGAGAAGGGCACCACACCTCTGCACGTGGCTGCCAAGGCAGGGCAGACGCTGCAGGCTGAACTTCTCGTCGTGTATGGGGCTGACCCTGGCTCCCCTGATGTTAATGGCCGCACACCCATTGACTATGCCAG gcaGGCGGGGCACCATGAGCTGGCGGAAAGGCTAGTCGAGTGCCAGTATGAGCTCACTGACCGGTTAGCCTTCTATCTCTGTGGACGCAAGCCGG ATCACAAGAATGGGCATTACATCATCCCACAGATGGCTGACAG CCTGGACCTGTCAGAGTTGGCCAAAGCTGCCAAGAAGAAGCTGCAGGCG CTCAGCAACCGGCTTTTTGAGGAACTTGCCATGGATGTGTATGACGAGGTGGATCGAAGAGAAAATGATGCTG tgTGGCTGGCGACCCAAAACCACAGCACCCTGGTGACGGAGCGCAGTGCTGTGCCCTTCCTGCCTGTTAACCCTGAATACTCAGCCACACGGAATCAG GGGCGACAGAAGTTGGCCCGCTTTAATGCCCGAGAGTTTGCCACCTTGATCATCGACATTCTCAGTGAGGCCAAGCGAAGACAGCAGGGCAAGAGCCTGAGCAGCCCcacag ACAACCTCGAGCTGTCTGCACGGAGCCAGAGTGACCTGGACGACCAGCACGACTACGACAGTGTGGCCTCGGACGAGGACACTGACCAGGAGCCCCTGCGCAGCGCCGGTGCCACCCGGAACAACCGTGCTCGG AGCATGGACTCCTCAGACCTGTCCGACGGGGCCGTGACGCTGCAGGAGTACCTAGAGCTGAAGAAGGCCCTGGCAACCTCCGAGGCAAAGGTGCAGCAGCTCATGAAGGTCAACAGCAGCTTGAGTGATGAGCTCcggaggctgcagagggag ATCCACAAACTGCAGGCAGAGAACTTGCAGATCCGGCAGCCACCGGGGCCAGTGCCCACACCCCCACTCCCCAGCGAACGGGCAGAGCACACGCCCATGGGGCCTGGCGGGAGCACCCACCGCAGGGACCGCCAGGCCTTCTCCATGTATGAACCGGGCTCTGCCCTGAAGCCTTTTGGGGGCCCACCTGGGGATGAGCTCGCCACCCGGCTCCAGCCTTTCCACAGCACC GAGCTGGAGGATGATGCCATCTATTCAGTGCACGTCCCTGCTGGCCTTTACCGG ATCCGGAAGGGGGTGTCGGCCTCAGCTGTGCCCttcactccctcctccccactgctgTCATGCTCCCAGGAAGGAAGCCGCCACACG AGCAAGCTTTCCCGCCACGGCAGCGGCGCTGACAGTGACTACGAAAACACGCAAAGTGGGGACCCGCTGCTGGG CCTGGAAGGGAAGAGGTTTCTAGAGCTGGGCAAGGAGGAGGACTTCCACCCGGAGTTGGAAAACCTGGATGGAGACCTTGACCCAGGGCTTCCCAGCACAGAGGATGTCATCCTGAAGACCGAGCAGGTCACCAAGAACATTCAGGAGTTATTGCGGGCTGCCCAGGAATTCAAGCATGACAG CTTTGTGCCCTGTTCAGAGAAGATCCACCTGGCTGTGACTGAGATGGCCTCTCTCTTCCCAAAG agGCCAGCCCTGGAGCCCGTGCGCAGCTCTCTGCGGCTGCTCAACGCCAGCGCCTACCGGCTGCAGAGCGAATGCCGGAAGACAGTGCCCCCAGAGCCTGGCGCCCCTGTGGACTTCCAGCTGCTGACTCAGCAGGTGATCCAGTGCGCCTATGACATCGCCAAGGCTGCGAAGCAGCTGGTCACCATCACCACCCGAGAGAAGAAGCAGTGA